The following proteins are encoded in a genomic region of Paenibacillus sp. FSL H3-0469:
- a CDS encoding carbohydrate ABC transporter permease, which translates to MLSKVVLWGFLVIMAVLILFPIVIAILGSFKSNAELTGGATILPKVWHLSNYAEVWKLANFSRYTWNSVFVSVFATAGTLLVASMSAYAVDRMDFIGKKFYVGLQAATMFISIGAVVLRPQFELMVGLNLQTSLWAVIIILVSGHASTYFILVSFMRGIPRELDEAAMIDGCSKLWIYSRIVLPLLAPGLGVAGLFAFRHAWNEYILPLVFTMSQPNLQVLTVGLAGLRYGISAASQTHYMMAGAVLSMLPMLVAYVVANKSFMQMTAGSIKG; encoded by the coding sequence ATGCTGTCAAAAGTTGTGTTATGGGGATTCCTGGTGATCATGGCAGTATTAATTCTATTTCCCATCGTGATTGCTATTCTAGGGTCGTTTAAATCGAATGCGGAATTAACCGGTGGCGCGACAATTCTGCCGAAGGTATGGCATCTCTCCAACTATGCGGAGGTCTGGAAGCTGGCTAATTTCTCCAGATATACTTGGAACAGCGTGTTCGTTTCCGTCTTCGCGACAGCCGGCACCCTTCTGGTTGCATCAATGTCGGCTTATGCGGTGGACCGGATGGATTTCATCGGCAAGAAGTTCTATGTGGGCCTGCAAGCCGCTACCATGTTCATTTCCATCGGTGCCGTGGTGCTGCGTCCGCAGTTTGAGCTCATGGTGGGCCTGAATTTACAAACGTCCCTGTGGGCAGTAATCATTATTCTTGTCAGCGGGCATGCTTCAACCTACTTCATACTGGTCAGCTTCATGCGGGGTATCCCGAGGGAATTGGATGAAGCAGCTATGATTGACGGATGCTCCAAGTTGTGGATCTATTCGCGTATTGTTCTGCCGCTGCTGGCTCCGGGACTTGGCGTTGCCGGGTTGTTCGCCTTCCGTCATGCCTGGAATGAGTACATTCTTCCGCTCGTATTCACGATGAGCCAGCCGAATCTTCAGGTGCTCACAGTCGGTCTGGCCGGTCTGCGTTATGGAATATCCGCAGCTTCCCAGACCCACTATATGATGGCAGGGGCGGTCCTGTCGATGCTGCCCATGCTGGTTGCTTACGTGGTTGCGAACAAGTCGTTCATGCAAATGACGGCCGGCTCGATTAAAGGCTAG
- a CDS encoding FAD-dependent oxidoreductase gives MQKKHRGYKGVLLAIIAILVISLAGCSTSADKGTKVTPQNVEKQAATATETSQMAGAAASTEGTSLSFKPGKYIAKGNGKNGPIEVETEFTETAIKSIKVLSQNETEGIAQGPLKIVPEKIISEQSLAIDAVSGASMTTKGIVEAVEDCAKQAGGDLTVLKQAKATAENKEVEEITVDVAVVGAGAAGTAAALAAEDSGASVVLLEKTATPMGAGTMAGGMFAADSQQQKDRKQTVSKQWLYDQYMAASDGYMNSLLVRTIIDEAGKTVDWLNANGAKMTLVDAGTGFAFEHIGMPATLHGYQEGGTVAITKLIKSFEAKSGQVRFSTPVTELLTDSDGAVTGVLAKKEDGSKLKVNAKAVVIATGGFGGNSEMMEKYFGKKFTPGQIATNTGDGIQMAWKAGADPYGMTSTQYFAQIFTPEEIAKLAPINKDWYSLTKFSEYPNLRVNTLGQRFSDETKVTLFAVHGAEIHMQPKETEFLILDSAMLNTIKKKGLAAIEPHFSKWKGNRQFYMEFNEPNDTDVILVDENKPTDYTPLLDSMKGTGVVHKADSLEALAQDIGVDKDTFLASANQYNTAIAQGNDPMFFSDTKRLLPLKQGPYYAIKYVGRNLGTLGGVRINEKIEATDSDGRAIPGLYVAGADAGGMYGQAYVDFEGGTLGFAYTSGRLAGIHAAGYSHK, from the coding sequence ATGCAAAAGAAACACCGGGGGTACAAAGGAGTTCTGCTGGCTATTATCGCGATACTGGTAATCTCACTTGCGGGCTGCAGCACTTCTGCGGACAAGGGGACAAAAGTAACGCCGCAGAACGTTGAGAAGCAAGCAGCAACGGCTACAGAGACCAGTCAAATGGCGGGGGCGGCCGCTTCTACTGAAGGAACTTCACTATCCTTCAAGCCGGGGAAATACATAGCCAAGGGGAACGGAAAAAACGGTCCGATCGAAGTGGAAACAGAATTCACCGAGACCGCGATCAAAAGCATCAAGGTGTTAAGTCAGAATGAAACGGAAGGCATTGCCCAAGGGCCGCTAAAGATTGTTCCTGAAAAAATCATCAGCGAGCAAAGCCTCGCAATCGATGCCGTCTCCGGCGCTTCTATGACCACTAAGGGTATTGTGGAGGCGGTGGAAGATTGCGCCAAGCAGGCTGGCGGGGATCTGACCGTCCTGAAGCAGGCCAAGGCCACTGCCGAGAATAAGGAAGTAGAGGAGATCACGGTGGATGTAGCCGTGGTAGGTGCCGGTGCAGCCGGTACAGCTGCGGCGCTTGCCGCCGAAGACAGCGGGGCCAGCGTCGTACTGCTGGAGAAGACAGCTACACCTATGGGAGCCGGCACTATGGCCGGAGGCATGTTCGCCGCCGATTCCCAGCAGCAGAAGGACAGAAAACAAACGGTCAGCAAGCAATGGCTCTATGACCAGTACATGGCGGCCTCCGATGGCTACATGAACTCGCTGCTGGTCCGCACCATTATTGATGAAGCAGGGAAAACCGTTGACTGGCTGAATGCGAACGGCGCCAAAATGACCCTGGTGGATGCCGGCACCGGCTTTGCCTTTGAGCATATCGGAATGCCTGCCACGCTGCACGGATACCAGGAAGGCGGCACGGTAGCGATCACCAAGCTGATCAAGTCTTTTGAAGCCAAATCAGGACAGGTTCGCTTCAGTACTCCGGTGACTGAGCTGCTGACAGACTCTGACGGTGCAGTAACCGGCGTGCTGGCTAAGAAAGAGGATGGCTCCAAGCTCAAAGTGAACGCCAAGGCTGTCGTCATTGCAACAGGCGGCTTCGGCGGAAACAGCGAGATGATGGAGAAATATTTCGGCAAAAAGTTCACTCCGGGACAGATTGCTACAAATACAGGTGACGGCATCCAAATGGCCTGGAAGGCTGGTGCTGACCCATACGGAATGACCTCGACCCAGTATTTTGCGCAAATCTTTACGCCTGAAGAGATCGCTAAGCTGGCCCCGATTAACAAGGATTGGTACAGCCTGACCAAGTTCAGCGAGTACCCGAACCTGAGGGTGAATACGCTGGGCCAGCGCTTTTCCGATGAGACTAAGGTTACCCTCTTCGCTGTACACGGCGCTGAGATTCACATGCAGCCCAAAGAGACGGAATTCCTGATTCTGGACTCCGCCATGCTGAACACCATCAAGAAGAAGGGCCTGGCTGCCATCGAGCCGCATTTCTCCAAATGGAAGGGCAACCGGCAATTCTACATGGAATTCAATGAACCGAATGATACAGATGTTATACTTGTAGATGAGAATAAACCTACGGACTACACTCCGCTGCTGGATTCAATGAAAGGTACCGGTGTTGTCCACAAAGCAGATTCACTGGAGGCACTGGCTCAGGATATCGGCGTGGACAAGGATACGTTCCTTGCGTCCGCCAACCAGTATAATACTGCTATCGCCCAGGGCAATGACCCTATGTTCTTCTCCGACACGAAGCGGCTGCTTCCGCTCAAGCAAGGTCCTTATTATGCCATTAAGTATGTCGGACGTAACCTCGGCACGCTGGGCGGCGTACGCATCAATGAGAAGATCGAAGCCACCGATTCGGACGGCCGGGCCATTCCTGGACTTTACGTTGCCGGCGCTGATGCAGGCGGGATGTACGGACAGGCTTATGTTGATTTTGAAGGCGGTACACTTGGCTTTGCCTATACCTCCGGCCGGCTGGCCGGTATCCATGCTGCCGGGTACTCGCATAAGTAA
- a CDS encoding sugar ABC transporter substrate-binding protein: MKKSMAVSLGLVLSVSLTACSNASNGSNTDQSSQGAGAGSQEKTKISYWTIDRHDSSYIKQVIDEFNATNQDNIEVEYVVKADDYAQALDLSFTANQAPDVFRVKEGTIQTYYKKGYMAPIDEYLTDAQKQEFIAMPDLNQFDGKMYSLPNYGNTIRLIYNKDLFDKAGIQNPPVSLAEMVEDAKLLTEAGTDIGAYGFALPFKSPNSAWDRSARVIAELSGYGGFGFDFKTARYDFTGFKEIAKAFKQMYDDGSTIPGMEALDIDPLRAQFAEGKIGMYLSYSSEPGVYKSQFPAKINWAVAPAPTIDGTVKGASGFLGGQWLAISAASDKKDAAWKFINYMYGDQILQNYHEQGYGISMVSSIIAKAKKPDLNGIEGFLPNKNDGVWPIKPTVNVEGAGYQETFFKYMLKGGDLDKEIEALNTRYNAALDKAIQTGDVKLEANQDFDPAKLGGAFTQ, from the coding sequence ATGAAGAAAAGTATGGCTGTTTCCTTGGGGTTGGTATTATCTGTAAGCCTTACCGCCTGTAGCAATGCTTCGAATGGGTCGAATACAGACCAGTCTTCACAGGGTGCAGGGGCCGGTTCGCAGGAGAAGACGAAGATATCGTATTGGACCATTGACCGTCATGACTCGAGTTATATCAAGCAAGTGATCGATGAATTTAACGCGACCAATCAGGATAATATCGAAGTGGAGTATGTGGTGAAAGCGGATGATTACGCGCAGGCGCTCGATTTATCCTTCACCGCTAATCAGGCCCCAGATGTATTCCGGGTCAAAGAAGGTACGATTCAGACGTATTACAAAAAAGGCTATATGGCTCCCATCGACGAGTATTTGACAGATGCGCAGAAGCAGGAGTTCATAGCTATGCCCGACTTAAATCAATTTGACGGCAAGATGTATAGCCTGCCGAACTATGGCAACACCATCCGCCTCATTTATAACAAGGATCTCTTCGACAAGGCTGGCATCCAGAACCCGCCGGTATCGCTCGCGGAGATGGTGGAAGACGCCAAGCTGCTGACAGAAGCAGGGACAGATATTGGTGCATATGGCTTTGCGTTGCCTTTTAAGAGTCCAAACAGCGCTTGGGACCGTTCGGCGAGAGTAATCGCAGAATTGAGCGGATACGGAGGCTTCGGTTTCGACTTCAAGACCGCCCGTTACGATTTCACCGGCTTTAAGGAAATCGCCAAGGCCTTCAAGCAGATGTACGATGACGGAAGCACCATTCCGGGAATGGAAGCGCTTGATATTGATCCGCTGCGTGCACAATTCGCGGAAGGCAAAATCGGTATGTATCTGTCCTACTCTTCCGAACCGGGAGTGTACAAGTCTCAATTCCCGGCCAAGATCAATTGGGCGGTTGCACCTGCTCCGACGATCGACGGGACAGTGAAAGGGGCCTCGGGCTTCCTGGGCGGTCAGTGGCTGGCGATTAGCGCCGCTTCCGACAAGAAGGACGCTGCCTGGAAGTTTATCAATTATATGTATGGGGATCAGATCCTGCAGAACTATCATGAACAGGGTTATGGTATCTCGATGGTGTCCAGTATTATTGCCAAGGCGAAGAAGCCGGATCTCAACGGTATTGAGGGCTTTTTGCCTAATAAGAATGATGGAGTATGGCCCATCAAGCCCACGGTAAATGTTGAAGGAGCCGGCTATCAGGAGACATTCTTCAAGTATATGCTGAAGGGCGGCGATCTGGACAAGGAAATTGAAGCTTTAAACACACGCTACAATGCGGCACTTGATAAAGCGATCCAGACGGGGGATGTGAAGCTTGAAGCTAATCAGGACTTTGATCCGGCGAAGCTTGGCGGCGCATTCACGCAATAA
- a CDS encoding IS4 family transposase: protein MHKKRDSFIVEVVTTPTKGDLLLYKLAEKGLLCQVTSWLETKSRLLFGDRYAKKLNWGSTVFLFLEALLSRRPGVQNIVDTLVRTPCYQEWTGVTSIHQSSLNRRLSQLPPEQLRDLYHSRLQQLLEREGPPLPKHLQKLGPLAAVDSSTITVGKLRGEWAFQQAGTNAVKLHTCVQLTGESSAIPTASVLSTGTVADLDSEVLKHLVLQKAFTYLLDRGYIHYAQFIAWERSGIKFVARLKNNSKAKVLRTRKVTKPFLKQDATVEITSPETGETGRFRLVEYTYVDKKGKSHPARVLTNRWDVTAAEVAELYRYRWKVELFFKFMKSSLHLKKLYSSCTPAAVWNQIYLNLIAYVLCEHLRLRHAPHQRIGRVLAVFRLYLTGEYTDFLNHLNWVKTRTSKGRRKKGGRPRIHPKRLTKERILFY from the coding sequence TTGCACAAAAAAAGAGATTCCTTTATCGTAGAAGTTGTTACGACACCCACGAAAGGAGATCTCTTGCTTTATAAGTTAGCGGAAAAAGGGTTGTTGTGTCAAGTCACTTCATGGTTAGAAACGAAGAGTCGCTTGTTGTTCGGTGACCGATACGCCAAAAAACTGAACTGGGGCAGTACTGTCTTTCTTTTTTTAGAAGCCCTATTGAGTCGTCGTCCCGGAGTACAAAATATAGTAGACACTCTGGTGCGGACGCCGTGCTATCAAGAGTGGACCGGGGTGACCTCCATCCACCAATCGTCTCTGAACCGGAGGCTCAGCCAATTACCACCTGAACAGCTGCGAGACCTCTATCACTCCCGCCTCCAGCAGTTACTGGAAAGAGAAGGACCTCCTCTGCCCAAGCACTTACAGAAACTCGGTCCTTTAGCAGCCGTCGATTCCTCCACCATAACCGTGGGAAAGCTTCGCGGGGAGTGGGCGTTTCAGCAAGCCGGGACGAATGCGGTGAAACTGCACACCTGCGTGCAGTTAACCGGCGAATCTAGCGCCATTCCTACTGCTTCGGTGCTGTCCACTGGAACGGTGGCGGACTTGGATTCGGAAGTCCTGAAGCACCTGGTGCTCCAGAAAGCATTCACTTATTTGCTGGACCGGGGCTACATCCATTATGCGCAATTTATAGCCTGGGAGCGCAGTGGAATCAAGTTTGTTGCCCGTCTGAAGAACAATAGCAAGGCGAAGGTTCTCCGGACGCGGAAAGTCACGAAGCCTTTTCTGAAACAGGATGCCACGGTGGAAATCACTTCGCCGGAAACCGGGGAAACAGGTAGGTTTCGACTCGTGGAGTACACCTATGTGGACAAGAAAGGAAAATCTCACCCGGCTCGTGTCCTGACGAATCGCTGGGATGTGACGGCGGCAGAGGTGGCGGAGTTGTACCGGTATCGTTGGAAGGTGGAACTCTTTTTTAAGTTCATGAAGTCGAGCCTCCACCTCAAAAAACTGTACAGCAGTTGTACACCGGCCGCGGTATGGAACCAGATTTATTTAAATCTGATTGCTTATGTGCTATGTGAGCACCTTCGTTTGCGCCATGCCCCCCACCAGCGAATCGGGCGAGTATTAGCAGTATTCCGGTTGTATTTGACTGGAGAATACACGGATTTTCTAAACCATCTTAACTGGGTCAAGACGCGAACCAGCAAGGGGCGAAGGAAAAAGGGTGGCAGGCCAAGGATCCATCCCAAACGGCTGACAAAAGAGCGCATTCTCTTTTACTAA
- a CDS encoding response regulator → MSRLLHRLSFKQRIWYSFVTLMTMAIAATGWISYTISSRVVEQNALQLRQDTINKSAQVVDEKLKKIVLSILSLKMSDAYQGILRDVSLNDVSRYYARLTALQPILAQLKFNDNFIQSILLVTPIGDFYPTNYARLSEYSFYESDMYKQIQASNHNTWVPGHEDRLFYGKDQVISLVLDGSGPSPLYNVYIVVNIKVKDLQNLIVSEISRSTGFSLIDNRGHSVFGTAPSAPGSFENTSDFLTQFNAGRQGNFVSELNGDEYMVNYSRLEMGKDWLLYDMQSKREVLKQVEAIKWTTLLLILCSMVLVLLTSNVLTKLLLRPLGRLQKLMARVENNDLNARFHSEYRDEVSQVGVRFNFMLDEIKKLIHEVKVGEEEKRRTEIKALSAQMEPHFLYNTLNTIYCKSILGDNDNVNEMILALSSMFQLGLSQGRDIVRIDDELSHVRYYLMLQQQCYEGRFDFRIDVEDESILSYCIPKLTLQPLVENAILHGFRDIEEGGFILIQLSYADEGKRLRIAVEDNGVGMDSEAERPLLPEPSMSHKGYALRNIMDRLRLFYGETASMQFSGKEGQGCRVELMISMRKEEKADGYTGPDDTPALYELCVIDDIPSTVEVITAKIPWDQYNIKVAGTAKNGEEGIRLIGQTHPDIIVTDIRMPKMDGLEMTRRILEIHPDCKIIILSAYTDFEYAKQAIRLGAFDFVKKPFSVKDITKAVLDAKEVLERENERKLQIQNMERKVDESLPLLRQEYMGRLLRHETKPAEAKQYWEDMQAGDKPERLVVFLIESDSFQYLAHPVHDLELARYTLQQILIDTIGQSNQGLVCRDGPNYYVGIIRCRELSEVRRLAEECCANIASGTKFSISIGIGKTVSELHKLPESYKSAMRALASHIHEEGNAVFDDLDTPQQGGFYPRYSVELEQQLLLALRSGNIELSLSLLEHIFNDMHRIHPLPDPLYLRSLYFELVFVVLRALYEWVPQAVMVPFHQAIRGREGQGELTIKYSQQLLKDMCSAGCDWIERERMSDAEKLIYRATEYIRAHLHLDLTVEHCARQMNLSGGHFASQFKKHTGSTFNQFVTNERIERAKLLLVENYQVQEIAQSLGYEHRRYFSDVFKRVTGQTPSEFKDAYMGQR, encoded by the coding sequence ATGAGCAGGCTGCTTCATCGGTTATCCTTCAAACAACGGATATGGTATTCTTTCGTAACGCTCATGACGATGGCTATTGCCGCAACAGGATGGATTTCGTATACGATCTCCTCACGGGTTGTTGAACAGAATGCGTTACAGCTGCGCCAGGATACAATCAACAAGTCAGCGCAGGTAGTTGACGAGAAGCTGAAAAAGATCGTCCTGTCGATTTTGTCGCTCAAGATGAGTGACGCCTACCAAGGCATTCTTCGCGATGTTTCCTTGAATGATGTGAGCCGATACTATGCCCGCCTCACAGCTCTCCAGCCGATTCTGGCTCAGCTCAAGTTCAACGACAACTTTATTCAGTCTATCCTTCTGGTTACGCCAATTGGAGATTTTTATCCTACTAACTATGCGCGGCTAAGCGAATACTCTTTTTATGAATCGGATATGTACAAGCAGATTCAGGCGAGCAATCACAATACTTGGGTACCAGGACATGAAGACCGTTTATTCTACGGTAAGGATCAGGTTATTTCTTTGGTGCTGGATGGTTCTGGCCCGTCCCCGCTGTATAACGTGTATATTGTGGTTAATATCAAGGTCAAAGATTTACAGAATCTGATCGTCAGCGAGATTAGCCGCTCAACAGGCTTCTCCTTGATTGATAATCGGGGACATTCTGTATTCGGTACCGCCCCATCCGCCCCGGGCTCCTTTGAGAACACCTCAGACTTTCTGACTCAATTCAATGCCGGCAGACAAGGCAACTTCGTCAGTGAGTTGAACGGTGATGAATATATGGTGAATTACTCCCGTTTGGAGATGGGGAAGGACTGGCTGCTGTACGATATGCAATCCAAGCGTGAGGTGCTGAAGCAGGTTGAAGCGATCAAGTGGACAACGCTTCTTCTCATTCTTTGCTCTATGGTTCTCGTTCTTTTAACTTCAAATGTACTCACTAAGCTCCTGTTGCGTCCGCTTGGCCGTCTGCAGAAGCTGATGGCGCGGGTGGAGAACAACGATCTGAATGCCAGATTCCACAGTGAATATAGGGATGAGGTGTCGCAGGTCGGCGTAAGGTTCAATTTTATGCTGGACGAGATTAAAAAGCTGATTCATGAAGTCAAGGTTGGGGAGGAGGAGAAGCGCAGGACTGAGATCAAGGCCTTATCGGCGCAGATGGAGCCTCATTTCTTGTACAACACGCTTAATACGATCTACTGTAAGTCGATTCTCGGAGATAACGATAATGTGAATGAGATGATACTGGCGTTGTCCTCGATGTTCCAGCTTGGACTCAGCCAAGGCCGGGACATTGTGCGGATAGACGATGAATTATCCCATGTCCGCTACTATCTGATGCTGCAGCAACAATGCTACGAGGGCCGCTTTGACTTCCGGATTGATGTGGAAGATGAGTCAATCTTGTCGTACTGCATTCCGAAGCTGACCCTGCAGCCGCTAGTGGAGAACGCGATTCTGCACGGATTTCGGGATATAGAGGAGGGCGGATTCATCCTGATCCAGTTAAGTTATGCTGATGAAGGAAAAAGGCTGCGTATCGCGGTAGAGGATAACGGCGTTGGAATGGACTCGGAGGCAGAGCGGCCATTGCTGCCAGAGCCGTCTATGTCTCATAAAGGGTATGCACTCCGTAACATCATGGACAGGCTGCGGCTGTTTTACGGAGAGACTGCATCCATGCAATTTTCCGGCAAGGAGGGCCAGGGCTGCAGGGTAGAATTAATGATCTCAATGCGTAAGGAGGAGAAGGCAGATGGCTACACCGGACCAGATGATACCCCCGCGCTGTATGAGCTGTGTGTGATTGATGACATCCCAAGTACCGTGGAGGTGATCACCGCCAAGATCCCCTGGGACCAATATAATATTAAGGTTGCGGGTACTGCTAAGAACGGGGAAGAGGGCATCAGGCTCATCGGTCAGACCCACCCGGATATTATCGTGACGGATATCCGGATGCCCAAAATGGATGGCCTAGAGATGACGCGCAGAATTCTGGAGATTCATCCGGATTGCAAGATTATCATTCTGAGCGCTTATACAGACTTTGAGTATGCCAAGCAGGCTATTCGTCTTGGGGCATTTGACTTCGTGAAAAAGCCATTCTCCGTTAAGGATATTACGAAGGCTGTACTCGATGCCAAGGAAGTGCTTGAGCGTGAGAATGAACGGAAGCTGCAGATTCAGAATATGGAACGCAAGGTCGATGAGAGCCTGCCGCTGCTCCGTCAGGAATATATGGGCAGGCTGCTCAGGCATGAGACGAAGCCGGCGGAAGCCAAGCAGTATTGGGAGGATATGCAGGCAGGGGATAAGCCGGAACGGCTTGTCGTTTTCCTGATCGAGAGCGATAGCTTTCAATATCTTGCACACCCTGTTCACGATCTCGAACTGGCCCGATATACGCTGCAGCAGATTCTCATAGATACCATCGGCCAGTCCAATCAAGGACTTGTCTGCCGGGATGGTCCAAATTATTACGTTGGTATTATACGCTGCCGGGAGCTGAGTGAGGTTAGGCGGCTTGCTGAGGAATGCTGCGCCAATATTGCATCCGGCACGAAGTTCTCGATTTCGATCGGTATCGGGAAAACAGTAAGCGAGCTGCATAAGCTGCCCGAGTCCTACAAGTCGGCGATGAGGGCGCTGGCCAGCCATATTCATGAGGAAGGGAACGCAGTCTTTGATGATCTGGATACCCCGCAGCAAGGGGGATTCTACCCGCGATACTCGGTTGAACTGGAGCAGCAGCTGCTTCTTGCGTTACGCTCGGGAAATATAGAGCTGTCCTTGAGTTTGCTGGAGCACATATTTAACGATATGCACCGGATCCATCCGCTGCCGGACCCCCTGTATCTCCGTAGCTTGTATTTCGAACTGGTATTTGTTGTTCTGCGTGCATTGTACGAGTGGGTGCCACAAGCTGTTATGGTGCCGTTCCATCAGGCGATTCGAGGCCGGGAAGGCCAGGGTGAGTTAACCATTAAGTATTCTCAACAGCTGCTTAAGGACATGTGCAGCGCCGGCTGTGACTGGATCGAACGGGAGCGGATGAGCGATGCCGAGAAGCTGATCTACCGCGCGACGGAGTATATCCGGGCGCATCTGCATCTGGACCTTACGGTCGAGCATTGCGCCAGGCAGATGAATCTTAGCGGGGGCCACTTCGCCAGCCAGTTCAAGAAGCATACAGGCTCAACCTTCAACCAATTTGTGACGAATGAACGGATTGAGCGGGCCAAGCTGCTGCTGGTCGAGAATTATCAGGTGCAGGAAATTGCCCAGTCGCTTGGCTATGAGCACAGGCGTTACTTCAGCGATGTGTTCAAACGAGTGACGGGGCAGACACCCTCCGAATTTAAGGATGCTTACATGGGACAAAGATAA
- a CDS encoding sugar ABC transporter permease yields MRNLQRKLPGFWFSLPSLVLTLVFSVYPIGWAMRYMFYDYKGYGTERFVGFGNFVRLLSDEAYWTSVVNTFVYAGGKLAITLPLALVLAVILNRGIRGKGFLRAVYFLPTIISASVMSVVFFTVFNSYNGVINQFLLRYGIVERNVDWLGVDKAMITVILIAAWGAIGNYMLLLIAGLQSIPDDIYESASLDGANAWQKFVYITIPMLGPVLQMVIMLAIINSLKGYESIMVLTEGGPIGKTEVMFMYVYKLFFPISTSSNTVEQQLGYGSAVGFVTALIVGVVTLFYFGLSKRLNRVH; encoded by the coding sequence GTGAGAAATCTGCAGCGGAAGCTCCCTGGTTTCTGGTTCTCGCTGCCTAGTCTTGTGCTTACGCTGGTATTTAGCGTGTATCCGATCGGCTGGGCTATGCGATATATGTTTTACGATTATAAAGGGTACGGGACGGAACGTTTCGTGGGGTTCGGCAACTTTGTCCGGCTGCTGTCGGACGAGGCGTATTGGACCTCGGTCGTTAATACGTTCGTCTATGCTGGCGGCAAGCTGGCCATTACGCTGCCGCTCGCGCTGGTCCTGGCAGTTATTTTGAACCGGGGGATTCGTGGTAAAGGCTTTCTGCGGGCGGTTTATTTTCTACCCACGATTATAAGCGCTTCAGTGATGTCAGTCGTATTTTTTACTGTTTTCAACTCATACAACGGTGTGATTAATCAATTTCTCCTCCGTTACGGAATTGTGGAACGGAATGTCGATTGGCTAGGCGTGGATAAAGCCATGATTACGGTGATCCTGATTGCAGCCTGGGGCGCGATAGGCAATTATATGCTGCTGCTAATCGCCGGGCTGCAGAGCATTCCGGATGATATCTATGAGAGCGCCTCGTTGGATGGTGCGAATGCCTGGCAGAAGTTCGTCTATATTACGATTCCGATGTTGGGCCCAGTGCTTCAGATGGTCATCATGCTTGCCATTATTAACTCGTTGAAGGGTTATGAGAGCATTATGGTACTTACTGAAGGTGGACCGATTGGAAAAACCGAGGTTATGTTCATGTATGTCTACAAGCTCTTTTTCCCGATCTCTACGTCTAGCAATACTGTGGAGCAGCAGCTTGGTTACGGAAGTGCGGTAGGCTTCGTTACAGCGTTAATCGTCGGTGTTGTAACGCTGTTCTACTTCGGGTTATCGAAGCGCTTGAATCGGGTCCATTAA